Within Stella humosa, the genomic segment GCCGGCCGAGATCGAGACCTGGATGACGGCGCCCTGGGCCGAGGCCAGCGCCCTGCAGCGGCCGCTGCCGGATGGGTCGCTCAAGATCGTCGCGCGTGGCGTGAAGAAGGACGTGGCCGAGCCTGTCTAGTCGTCGGCGCAGATCAGGAGGTATGGCCGCCCGTAGTTGTACAGCCGCCTCGGCCGCTCGCCGAGGCAGGCCACCCGCAGCATCCGGGCATTGCCGAGATCCCGGCCGGTGACGATGACGGGCAGCGATGGATCGTACCGGCGCAGATCTGCGGCCAGGCCAGCAACGGTCATGCTGGGCCGGGCCGGGTCCCAGCGCGCCGGGGCTAGGAAATGCGCGCCGCACTCCTGGCCCTGTGGGCAGGCACCCACCATCTCCGACAGCAGCAGGTCCATCGGGGTGTGGCTGCCGTAGCGCTCGATGATCCGATCGCGCTGGTAGCGACCGCGCCGCGGGCAGCGGCTGCAGGCCACGTGGATCATGGTCGAGGGGACGCCGCCGATCGTGCGGGCATCCCACGGGTTGCCGGCCATCGGTCTAGGGGTGCCGGCGGGAGGCGCGGGCTGCTTCCATTCCCGGCGCCCACATGCCCCGCCCGGCCGCCTTGGCCTCATCCTCCTGCGCGACATAGTCGAGCCCGTACCGCCGCCAGGCGCGCGCCCAGCCTCGGCGCACCAGCTCGGCCGCGACGTCGAGCCGGCCACGCCGGCAGACGGCGACGGTGTTGCGATACCGGTCATGGCCATGCGGTTCACAGTCGAGCGGCCGCCGGGCGATGATCCGCTCCATCTCCAGCCGCGCGCGGCCGCCCAGCGGCTCGCCCATCTCCGGCGCATCGATCGCCAGCAGCCGGATGCGGGTCCCGTCGATGACGAGGGTGTCGCCATCGGCGACGCGGGCTGGGCCGCGGATCGGCCCGGCTAAGGCCGGCAAGGCGACGAGAATCAGCAAAAAGGGGGCTAGGAGGCGCATAGCTGGCAATCTGCCGTGAGAACGTAGAGAGAACAAGTGTGCCAATAGTGTGTCTCGATTGTGCCTGATCGTACCCGTTCTGGCCGGTTTCCCGCCTCGCAGTGCTGGCTTGACTTCCTTCCGCTCCCCCTGCAAAACCGGGCGTCCGCTGATGTCCGGGGCGTAGCTCAGCCTGGTAGAGTGCTTGCTTTGGGAGCAAGATGCCGGAGGTTCGAATCCTCTCGCCCCGACCAGCGGAGCAGAGCCAGTTACGGACGGCAATCGAGGCGGAATCGACCATGGCAGAGGCGCGCATCTATCTTCCGGCGAAGTCGGCGATGCAGTCCGGTCGGGCGGGCACCCGGGAATGGGTGCTGGAGTTCGTGCCGGCCGAGGCCAAGCGCCACGACCCGCTGATGGGTTGGATCAGTTCCGGCGACACCCGCCTGCAACTCCGCCTGACCTTCGCGACGCTGGCCGAGGCCGAGGCGCATGCCCAGCGCCTGGGCCTCGCCTACAAGATCCAGCCGGCCCACCAGCGGACGATCAAGCCCAAGGCCTACGCCGACAATTTCAAGTATGATCGGGTGCGCGGCTGATGCCGCGCCCGCAGCGCACGCGCCCTTAGCTCAGTTGGATAGAGCACGCGCCTTCTAAGCGCGGGGTCGCTGGTTCGAGTCCAGCAGGGCGCGCCACGCTGTTCCGCCATTCATGGCAGGTCTCGCTTCATCGGCGCGCAGGGCTGCGCGCAGCGCGACCATCAGAGGATCCGCCGATGACGCTGAAGATGAAGAAAACCGTCAAGCAGATGGTGGAGGAGGCGGAGAGCCAGATCGAGACGCTGCCGCTGGCCGAGGCGCTGAAGCTGCACGGCCAGGACGGCGTGACCTTCATCGACATCCGCGATCCGCGCGAGCTGTGGCGGGACGGCACCATCCCGGGCGCCATCAACGTGACGCGCGGCATGCTGGAAATGTGGATCGATCCGGAAAGCCCGTACGCCAAGCCCTACTTCCAGACGGGCAACCGGTTCGTGTTCTTCTGTGCCGGCGCCTGGCGCTCGGCACTCGCGACCAAGACGGCGCAGGACATGGGCCTGGCGCCGGTCGCCCATCTCGAGGGCGGTCTCAGCGGCTGGAAGAAGGCGGGCGGCCCGGTCGAGGCGGTCGAGCCCAAGAAGTAGAAGCAGCCCGGCGGCGCCGTCGGTCGCGGACACAAGCCGGGCGGTCGCCGAGCGATCACCCCGCCAGCGCCCGGAACTGCTCCAGAAAGCGCCCGCGTGCGTCCTCCGCGGCCCATGGCGTCAGCGTCCCGTCGCGGCGCGTCCGGCGGAAGCTGAAGATCCGGCGGGCCTCCGCCTCGGTGAAGCCGGCCAGCTCGACCGCTTCGAAGAAGGCCGCGTCGACATCGGCGCGCTTGATCGCGCGCGTCCAGTCCGCCGGCAGCCGGGCCGGCAGGCCGAAGCGCAGATGGACCGCCTCCTGGACGCGGATCTCCACCGCCTTGTAGGCGTCGCCGATCACGCGCTTGAAGGGGGTGATCAGGTCCGCGGTCACGAACTCGCTGGCGTCGTGCAGCAGGGCGGCGAGGCGCAGGCCGGCGGCCGGGCGGTCGACCGCCCGCTCGACGATCTCCAGCACCAGCAGCGAGTGCTGGGCGACCGACAGGCCGTGCTCGCCCGCGGTCTGACCGTTCCAGCGCGCGACCCGCGACAGACCGAGCGCGATGTCCTCGATCTCGATGTCGAGCGGCGAGGGGTCGAGCAGGTCGAGGCGCCGTCCCGACAGCATGCGCTGCCACGCCCGGCCCGATGGATTTGCCGGCACCTGTGGGGTCCTCCGCGCATGGATCGGCTGCACCCGTTTACGCCAGTGTCCTGCGATTGGGGAAGCTGGGCCATCCGGGAAGCCGGCACCCGTACGTTTACGGCGCCCGCGACAGCGGCGGCGCCACCTCCTCCAGCGGGCGGCATTCGGCGGCGATGCCGAGGCGGAAGGCGACGACGGACGCCACCAGCATCAGGCCGCCGCCCAGCAGATAGCCCCACAGCACTTCGATGCGGCTGCCGGACTCGATCAGCACGCCGAAGAGGGCGGGGCCGCTGATGCCGCCGAGTGCCGTGCCGACGGCGTAGAAGATGGCGATGGCCATCGCCCGGATCTCCAGCGGGAAGCATTCGCCGACGGTCAGGTAGGCGGCACTGGCTCCGGCCGAGGCGAAGAAGAAGATCGTCGTCCAGGCGGCCGTCAGCGCCGTGGCGCCGAGCAGGCCGGCTGCGAAGGCGGCCCCGGTCGCGACCATCAGGATGCCGGCCAGGCCATAGGTCAACGCGATCATGATGCGCCGCCCGACCGTGTCGAACAGCCGGCCCAGCGTCAGCGGCCCGGCCAAGTTGCCCAGCGCGAAGGGCAGGATGAACCAGCCCACGTCGGCCGCGGCCACGCCGTAGAAGCGCGTCAGGATCAGGGCATAGGTGAAGAAGACGGCATTGTAGCAGAAGGCCTGGGTCGCCATCAGGGTGAGGCCCAGGATGGTGCGGCTGGGATAGTCGCGCAGCAGCGTGCGCGCGACCTCGGCCAGGCTGGTGTGCTGGCGGGCCACCAGCGCGATCGTCGGCAGCCCGGCCAGCGGCAGGGCGATGCCGTGGCTGCGCCGGGCGGTGGCCTCGATGCCGGCGACGATGCGCTCGGCCTCCTCCGGCCGGCCGTGGGTCATCAGCCAGCGCGGGCTCTCCGGCACCCACCGGCGCAGCCAGATCACCACCAGCGCCAGCGACCCGCCGACGATGAAGGCGACGCGCCAGCCGACGTCGGGCGCGAACAGGTCGGGGTCGAGCACGATGACGGAGGCGAGCGCGCCCAGTGCCGCCCCCAGCCAGAAGGTACCGTTGATGGCGATGTCGGTGACCCCGCGCCAGCGCGCCGGGATCAACTCCTGCACGGCGGAATTGACGGCCGCGTACTCGCCGCCGATGCCGGCCCCGGTCATGAAGCGAAAGAAGGCGAACGACCAGAAGTCCCAGGCGAACCCGGTCGAGACGGTGGCGACCAGGTAGACGGCCACGGTCGCCGTGAACATGGGCTTGCGGCCGTAGCGGTCGGTCAGCCGGCCGAAGCCCAGCGCGCCGGTGACCGC encodes:
- a CDS encoding thermonuclease family protein; translation: MLILVALPALAGPIRGPARVADGDTLVIDGTRIRLLAIDAPEMGEPLGGRARLEMERIIARRPLDCEPHGHDRYRNTVAVCRRGRLDVAAELVRRGWARAWRRYGLDYVAQEDEAKAAGRGMWAPGMEAARASRRHP
- a CDS encoding ETC complex I subunit; its protein translation is MAEARIYLPAKSAMQSGRAGTREWVLEFVPAEAKRHDPLMGWISSGDTRLQLRLTFATLAEAEAHAQRLGLAYKIQPAHQRTIKPKAYADNFKYDRVRG
- a CDS encoding rhodanese-like domain-containing protein — translated: MTLKMKKTVKQMVEEAESQIETLPLAEALKLHGQDGVTFIDIRDPRELWRDGTIPGAINVTRGMLEMWIDPESPYAKPYFQTGNRFVFFCAGAWRSALATKTAQDMGLAPVAHLEGGLSGWKKAGGPVEAVEPKK
- a CDS encoding YfbR-like 5'-deoxynucleotidase; protein product: MPANPSGRAWQRMLSGRRLDLLDPSPLDIEIEDIALGLSRVARWNGQTAGEHGLSVAQHSLLVLEIVERAVDRPAAGLRLAALLHDASEFVTADLITPFKRVIGDAYKAVEIRVQEAVHLRFGLPARLPADWTRAIKRADVDAAFFEAVELAGFTEAEARRIFSFRRTRRDGTLTPWAAEDARGRFLEQFRALAG
- a CDS encoding MFS transporter → MAEQPPDRRPSARGIFTTDVPARLDRLPWTRFHWLVVVALGITWILDGLEVTLVGSLAGAIEQSPTLALSATEIGLVASAYVAGAVTGALGFGRLTDRYGRKPMFTATVAVYLVATVSTGFAWDFWSFAFFRFMTGAGIGGEYAAVNSAVQELIPARWRGVTDIAINGTFWLGAALGALASVIVLDPDLFAPDVGWRVAFIVGGSLALVVIWLRRWVPESPRWLMTHGRPEEAERIVAGIEATARRSHGIALPLAGLPTIALVARQHTSLAEVARTLLRDYPSRTILGLTLMATQAFCYNAVFFTYALILTRFYGVAAADVGWFILPFALGNLAGPLTLGRLFDTVGRRIMIALTYGLAGILMVATGAAFAAGLLGATALTAAWTTIFFFASAGASAAYLTVGECFPLEIRAMAIAIFYAVGTALGGISGPALFGVLIESGSRIEVLWGYLLGGGLMLVASVVAFRLGIAAECRPLEEVAPPLSRAP